From a region of the Cognatiyoonia koreensis genome:
- a CDS encoding AI-2E family transporter, producing the protein MGLSVQQQAKYWGVAIAVFVLALWFLGDVILPFVLGGAIAYCLDPIADRLEKLGCSRVLSVAIITLVAALFFLLLVLLVIPTLVRETTGLVQQIPTLIDKLQATLSERFPSLEDQSSTIRQQLDKLAGLVQERGGELVNTLFSGALGILNVLVLIVIVPVVAFYLLLDWDNMVAKIDELLPRDHVDTIRRLGREMDNTLASFIRGQGTVCVVLGVYYAIALTIAGLNFGLVIGFVAGLISFIPYVGALVGGVLAVGLALFQWWGGIPLDDGGTATNWVRIGIVAAVFMLGQFLEGNILTPKLVGNSVGLHPVWLLFALSVFGSLFGFVGMLVAVPVAALLGVLARFGLEQYRDSRLYQGQSGND; encoded by the coding sequence CCTTCGTTCTGGGCGGGGCGATTGCCTATTGCCTTGATCCGATCGCCGACCGGCTTGAAAAACTGGGGTGCAGCCGTGTGCTATCGGTGGCAATCATTACATTGGTTGCCGCGCTGTTTTTCCTGCTGCTGGTGCTGCTCGTGATCCCGACACTTGTGCGGGAAACCACGGGTCTTGTGCAACAGATCCCGACGCTGATCGACAAACTGCAAGCCACGCTGTCCGAACGGTTTCCCAGCCTGGAAGATCAAAGCAGCACAATCCGCCAGCAGCTCGACAAGCTCGCGGGGCTCGTGCAGGAACGTGGCGGCGAATTGGTGAACACGCTCTTTTCAGGGGCGCTCGGCATCCTGAACGTGCTGGTTTTGATCGTTATCGTGCCGGTTGTGGCGTTCTATCTGCTGCTGGACTGGGACAACATGGTCGCCAAGATCGACGAACTTCTGCCCCGTGATCACGTCGATACGATCCGGCGGCTGGGGCGGGAAATGGACAACACGCTTGCGTCTTTCATTCGCGGGCAAGGCACGGTCTGTGTCGTGCTTGGCGTCTACTATGCGATCGCGCTGACCATCGCCGGTCTGAACTTCGGGCTGGTCATCGGTTTCGTCGCGGGACTGATTTCTTTTATCCCCTATGTCGGCGCGCTTGTCGGCGGGGTTCTGGCCGTCGGGCTGGCATTGTTTCAATGGTGGGGCGGCATTCCACTTGACGATGGTGGCACGGCGACAAACTGGGTGCGCATCGGGATCGTGGCTGCTGTCTTCATGTTGGGCCAATTCCTTGAAGGTAACATCCTGACGCCCAAACTGGTTGGCAATTCTGTCGGTCTGCATCCGGTCTGGCTGCTTTTTGCACTATCGGTCTTCGGTTCGCTGTTCGGGTTCGTCGGAATGCTGGTCGCTGTGCCGGTTGCCGCTTTGCTTGGCGTACTTGCGCGTTTCGGGCTGGAACAGTATCGCGACAGCAGGCTGTATCAGGGCCAGAGCGGAAACGATTAA
- a CDS encoding chromosomal replication initiator DnaA yields MPEQLVFDWPRDTALRPEDFFVSDANRVAAQLIAAPQDWPDGKLVLTGPESSGKSHLARVFQVTSDAMIVAAADLPEGLRPNGPLAVEDLSGLPPDREEAMFHLHNHMAGAGLPLLMTDRLPPARWNIALPDLASRMQATTPVNIEDPDDMLLQVLIMKLFADRQVIPPPSVVQFLSTRIERSYVAVGDIVARLDHASLVRKKPASIKLASTLLDKGDAEGA; encoded by the coding sequence ATGCCGGAACAACTTGTTTTTGACTGGCCGCGCGACACCGCGCTGCGGCCTGAAGACTTCTTCGTATCGGACGCGAACCGTGTTGCCGCACAGCTGATCGCGGCCCCACAAGACTGGCCTGATGGAAAGCTGGTGCTGACCGGCCCAGAATCCAGCGGCAAAAGCCACCTCGCCCGCGTCTTTCAGGTTACCAGCGACGCGATGATCGTCGCCGCAGCAGACCTGCCAGAAGGATTGCGGCCCAACGGTCCACTCGCGGTCGAGGACTTGTCCGGCCTGCCGCCTGACCGCGAAGAAGCGATGTTCCACCTGCACAACCACATGGCGGGGGCTGGCCTACCGCTGCTAATGACCGACCGCCTGCCCCCTGCGCGCTGGAATATCGCACTGCCCGATCTGGCCAGCCGGATGCAGGCAACCACGCCCGTGAATATCGAAGACCCAGACGACATGCTGCTGCAAGTGCTTATCATGAAGCTTTTTGCAGACCGGCAGGTCATCCCTCCACCATCGGTCGTGCAATTCCTGTCGACGCGCATCGAACGGTCCTACGTCGCCGTGGGCGACATCGTGGCCCGGCTCGACCACGCATCACTGGTGCGCAAGAAACCCGCTTCGATCAAATTGGCCAGCACGCTGCTGGACAAAGGGGATGCAGAGGGCGCATAA
- a CDS encoding RNA degradosome polyphosphate kinase gives MMQADFLDGAMPDPIDLDLDFATPARFVNREMSWLGFNWRVLEEAENPRVPLLERLRFLSISATNLDEFFTVRVAGLRELVHEGNNAPSIDGRTPTEQLLVINEDARALMVRQQTVLETLRAEMSDAGIKILQGSDLEPGDTAYLDSVFLDNVFPVLSPLAIDPAHPFPFLPNEGFALALQLERLKDKKPLFALLPVPAQIDRFVRLPGDDCVRFLPLEELLLLFVGRLYPGHKMKGSCAFKLLRDSDLELEDEAEDLVREFETALKRRRRGEVVRLKISSDAPTPLKRLVMDELRVGDDAVVEVSGLIGIADLGELVLDDRPDLLWPAFTPRIPERVQDHDGDMFAAIQQKDMLLHHPYETFDMVIRFLQQAARDPDVVAIKQTLYRTSKRSPIVEALCEAAEDGKSVTALVELKARFDEAANIRQSRRLERSGAHVVYGFLNYKTHAKISTVVRREGEKLVTYTHFGTGNYHPITARIYTDLSLFTCDSKLGRDATKVFNYLSGYAQPDALENLSIAPLDLKSTLLELIAAEVAHAKAGKPATIWAKMNSLIEEDVIDALYAASQAGVKISLVVRGICGLRPGVKGLSENIRVKSIVGRFLEHSRIVCFGNGHDLPSKKARVYISSADWMGRNLNRRVETLVEITNNTVKAQIVSQIMAANLHDVAQSWVMSGDGAFTRAPIPEDTFAFNCHRFFMENPSLSGRGSAGASDVPRLTHTDD, from the coding sequence ATGATGCAAGCTGATTTTCTGGACGGGGCCATGCCGGACCCCATCGACCTCGATCTTGATTTCGCGACCCCTGCCCGCTTCGTGAACCGCGAAATGTCGTGGCTCGGATTTAACTGGCGCGTGCTGGAAGAGGCCGAGAACCCGCGCGTGCCATTGCTGGAACGCCTGCGGTTCCTGTCGATTTCGGCAACGAACCTTGATGAGTTCTTCACCGTGCGGGTCGCAGGCCTGCGCGAACTTGTTCATGAAGGCAACAACGCTCCCAGCATCGACGGACGCACGCCAACCGAACAACTGCTGGTCATCAACGAAGATGCGCGCGCGCTGATGGTACGTCAACAGACCGTGCTGGAAACGCTGCGCGCCGAAATGTCAGATGCAGGAATCAAAATTCTGCAGGGCAGTGATCTTGAACCGGGTGACACCGCCTATCTGGACAGCGTATTTCTGGACAATGTCTTTCCGGTCCTGTCTCCCCTCGCGATTGACCCGGCCCACCCGTTCCCGTTCCTGCCCAACGAAGGTTTCGCGCTTGCCCTGCAGCTTGAGCGGCTGAAAGACAAAAAACCGCTTTTCGCGCTGTTGCCCGTTCCCGCACAGATCGACCGTTTCGTGCGCCTGCCCGGCGACGATTGCGTACGTTTCCTTCCGCTCGAAGAACTGCTGCTGCTGTTTGTCGGGCGGCTTTATCCAGGCCACAAAATGAAAGGTTCGTGCGCATTCAAACTGCTGCGCGACAGCGATCTGGAACTGGAAGACGAAGCCGAAGACCTTGTGCGTGAATTTGAAACGGCGCTGAAACGCCGCCGCCGTGGCGAGGTCGTGCGACTCAAAATTTCCAGCGATGCGCCCACACCGCTGAAACGTCTGGTCATGGATGAACTGCGGGTCGGTGACGATGCCGTCGTCGAAGTGTCCGGCCTGATCGGCATTGCCGACCTTGGCGAACTGGTACTGGACGATCGGCCTGACCTGCTTTGGCCTGCCTTTACGCCGCGTATTCCCGAACGGGTGCAGGATCACGACGGCGATATGTTCGCGGCGATCCAGCAAAAGGACATGCTGCTGCATCACCCGTACGAAACCTTCGACATGGTGATCCGCTTTCTGCAACAGGCCGCCCGCGACCCCGATGTTGTGGCGATCAAACAGACGCTTTACCGCACATCCAAACGCTCGCCGATCGTAGAGGCGCTTTGCGAAGCGGCCGAAGACGGCAAATCCGTCACCGCGCTAGTCGAATTGAAAGCGCGTTTTGACGAAGCCGCGAACATCCGGCAATCACGGCGGCTGGAAAGGTCCGGCGCGCATGTGGTGTATGGATTCCTGAACTACAAGACGCACGCCAAGATCAGCACCGTGGTGCGCCGCGAAGGCGAAAAACTGGTGACCTATACCCATTTCGGCACGGGGAACTACCATCCGATTACAGCGCGCATCTACACTGATCTGTCCCTGTTCACATGCGACAGCAAACTGGGGCGGGACGCGACAAAGGTGTTCAACTACCTGTCCGGCTATGCCCAGCCTGACGCCCTTGAAAACCTGTCCATCGCGCCGCTTGATCTGAAATCGACGCTGCTTGAGCTTATCGCGGCCGAGGTCGCCCATGCCAAAGCGGGCAAACCAGCGACGATCTGGGCCAAAATGAACAGCCTGATCGAAGAAGACGTGATCGACGCACTTTATGCGGCGTCGCAGGCAGGCGTAAAAATCAGCCTCGTCGTGCGCGGCATCTGCGGCTTGCGTCCCGGGGTCAAAGGGCTGTCGGAAAACATCCGCGTCAAATCCATCGTCGGACGCTTTCTTGAACATTCGCGTATTGTCTGCTTCGGGAATGGACACGACCTGCCGTCAAAAAAGGCGCGGGTCTACATCAGTTCGGCCGACTGGATGGGCCGTAACCTGAATCGGCGCGTTGAAACATTGGTTGAAATCACAAACAACACGGTAAAGGCACAGATCGTCAGCCAGATTATGGCGGCCAACCTGCACGACGTTGCACAAAGCTGGGTCATGTCAGGCGATGGCGCATTCACCCGTGCACCGATTCCCGAAGACACGTTCGCCTTCAATTGCCATCGCTTCTTTATGGAAAACCCGTCCTTGTCAGGTCGTGGATCGGCGGGCGCATCGGATGTGCCGCGGTTGACACATACAGACGATTAA
- a CDS encoding Ppx/GppA family phosphatase has translation MARQLSRVGVVDVGSNSVRLVVFDGAARSPAYFYNEKIMCALGAGLSETGKLNPEGRVRALSAIRRFAALAEGMDILPLTAVATAAVREAEDGREFCDEVERETGVKIWIIDGKEEARLSAQGVLLGWPGSYGLVCDIGGSSMELADLKDGNVGRRVTSALGPLKLREIPGGRKARKAYIREVVAGLHEEMDFVTGQRLFLVGGSWRAIARVDMERRSYPLTVLHEYRMTARRISRTGEYIRQSDLQELRGRCGISDSRMSLVPYAVDVLKEVVRVFKPKDVAVSSYGIREGMLYEQMPDELRERDPLIEAARYAEAKDARLPGFGRLLYDFVLPLFPRAGWQRIRIVRAACLLHDVSWRAHPDYRAEVTFDNATRANLGGLKHSERIFLGLALLTRYSNKATAKWMEPLYGMLSLDQRREAEILGKAMRLGAMLWLNAEEPPGSLKWSKKKGELRLTLSAHARPLYGEVAEARFAALAAAIGAEPIVIFKS, from the coding sequence ATGGCAAGGCAACTCAGCCGTGTCGGTGTGGTTGATGTGGGTTCAAACTCTGTACGGTTGGTGGTGTTTGACGGTGCTGCGCGGTCGCCTGCGTATTTCTACAATGAAAAGATCATGTGCGCTCTTGGCGCGGGCCTGTCCGAAACCGGCAAGCTGAACCCCGAAGGCCGGGTCCGTGCCTTGTCTGCCATCAGACGTTTCGCAGCGCTTGCCGAGGGCATGGATATTCTGCCGCTCACTGCCGTTGCGACCGCCGCCGTGCGCGAAGCCGAGGACGGACGCGAATTCTGTGACGAGGTTGAACGCGAAACCGGCGTAAAAATCTGGATCATCGACGGCAAGGAAGAGGCACGGCTGTCCGCGCAGGGTGTTTTGCTTGGCTGGCCTGGCTCTTATGGGCTGGTCTGCGATATTGGCGGATCGTCGATGGAACTGGCCGACCTCAAGGACGGCAACGTCGGGCGGCGCGTCACATCAGCACTGGGGCCACTGAAACTGCGCGAAATTCCCGGAGGGCGCAAAGCGCGCAAGGCCTACATCCGCGAGGTCGTCGCCGGTCTGCACGAAGAAATGGATTTCGTGACAGGACAGCGCCTGTTTCTCGTCGGCGGATCGTGGCGGGCAATTGCACGGGTGGATATGGAGCGGCGAAGCTATCCGCTGACCGTACTGCACGAATACCGCATGACTGCGCGTCGCATCAGCCGCACCGGCGAATACATCCGCCAATCCGATTTGCAGGAATTGCGTGGTCGCTGCGGCATATCCGATAGCCGGATGTCACTTGTGCCCTACGCCGTCGATGTCCTGAAAGAGGTCGTGCGGGTCTTCAAACCCAAGGACGTTGCAGTTTCATCCTACGGTATCCGCGAGGGGATGCTGTATGAACAGATGCCCGACGAATTGCGCGAGCGTGACCCGCTGATCGAAGCCGCCCGCTATGCCGAGGCCAAAGACGCCCGCCTGCCCGGCTTTGGTCGCCTGCTGTATGATTTCGTGCTTCCGCTGTTTCCACGCGCCGGTTGGCAGCGTATCCGGATCGTCCGCGCGGCCTGCCTGCTTCACGATGTCAGTTGGCGCGCGCACCCCGATTATCGCGCCGAAGTCACGTTTGATAACGCAACCCGTGCGAATCTTGGTGGGCTGAAGCATTCCGAGCGTATCTTTCTGGGGCTGGCCCTGCTGACGCGGTATTCCAACAAGGCGACGGCAAAATGGATGGAGCCGCTTTACGGAATGCTGTCGCTGGACCAGCGCCGCGAAGCGGAAATTCTGGGCAAGGCGATGCGGCTGGGCGCAATGCTGTGGCTGAATGCCGAAGAACCGCCCGGATCGCTAAAATGGTCAAAGAAAAAGGGCGAGCTGCGGCTGACCCTCAGCGCCCATGCGCGCCCGCTTTACGGCGAAGTTGCAGAGGCTCGTTTCGCCGCATTGGCCGCGGCGATCGGGGCGGAACCAATCGTGATCTTCAAGTCCTAA
- a CDS encoding endonuclease/exonuclease/phosphatase family protein, which translates to MKLVTYNVEWFDRLFNDKGNLIYDGTWSGRWDVTRAQQIDALAHVFRALDADAVMIIEAPDTSRARNGMVALETFAETFGLRAREALIGFANDTQQEIALLYDPDKFSARHSPLGSPRFDEEFRMDVDIDAHPDPIRWSKPPLEVALSTGTQTIQLIGVHAKSKAPHGATNHAEATRISISNRRKQLAQCIWLRQRVEQHLAAERPLIVMGDFNDGPGLDEYEKLFGRSSIEIVLGEGNGTQLFDPHARIALSRRLGAIPTTSRFRREGQPYLQALLDYIMVSPDIAALKPDWQIWHPFDHPACYEDIALREALLDASDHFPVMLTLPD; encoded by the coding sequence GTGAAGCTGGTCACCTACAACGTGGAATGGTTCGACCGCCTGTTCAACGACAAGGGCAACCTGATCTACGACGGCACGTGGTCTGGGCGCTGGGATGTGACACGGGCGCAGCAGATCGACGCGCTGGCCCATGTGTTTCGGGCGTTGGATGCGGATGCAGTCATGATCATCGAGGCGCCGGATACGTCGCGCGCGCGCAACGGCATGGTCGCGCTTGAAACTTTCGCGGAAACCTTCGGGCTGCGTGCCCGCGAGGCGTTGATCGGATTTGCCAACGACACCCAGCAGGAAATCGCGCTGCTTTATGATCCTGACAAGTTCAGCGCGCGCCATTCACCGCTAGGATCGCCCCGCTTTGATGAAGAATTCCGTATGGACGTTGATATCGACGCCCATCCTGACCCGATCCGCTGGTCCAAACCGCCGCTGGAGGTCGCGCTATCCACCGGCACGCAAACGATTCAGTTGATCGGGGTGCATGCAAAATCAAAGGCACCGCACGGTGCGACGAACCACGCCGAAGCCACACGCATTTCGATTTCGAACCGGCGCAAGCAACTGGCGCAATGCATTTGGCTACGCCAACGGGTCGAACAGCATCTGGCTGCGGAAAGACCGCTGATCGTGATGGGCGATTTCAATGACGGTCCGGGCCTTGATGAGTATGAAAAGCTTTTTGGCCGCTCCAGCATTGAAATCGTGCTGGGCGAAGGCAACGGCACGCAATTGTTTGATCCGCATGCACGCATCGCGCTGTCACGGCGGCTGGGAGCGATCCCAACGACCTCGCGCTTTCGGCGCGAAGGTCAGCCCTATCTGCAGGCGCTGCTCGACTACATCATGGTGTCGCCCGATATCGCGGCACTGAAACCCGACTGGCAGATCTGGCATCCTTTCGACCATCCGGCGTGCTATGAGGATATCGCCCTGCGCGAAGCGCTTCTGGACGCGTCCGATCATTTTCCGGTTATGCTGACCCTGCCGGATTGA
- a CDS encoding TerB family tellurite resistance protein: MSLWSRISDAISALAAGEGLSSVFEKLRTPPDRTVGFTIAVIALGAKMAKADGQVTRDEVAAFREVFHIPKTEEQNAARVFNLARTDVAGYDQYAQRIKAMYGDDTAPLCDLMEGLFHIALADGVYHPGEDAFLQDVATIFGFDERRFSRIRAQFVTDADRDPYDVLGVDPDMPLAQIREAWRAQVRDTHPDRLIARGVPEEAVKVAEKRLVAINRAWEQISEARAA, from the coding sequence ATGTCACTTTGGTCACGCATTTCTGACGCGATCTCTGCACTTGCTGCAGGCGAAGGCCTGTCATCCGTGTTTGAGAAATTGCGCACGCCACCCGATCGGACCGTGGGTTTCACTATTGCCGTCATCGCCCTTGGTGCCAAGATGGCCAAGGCAGACGGGCAGGTCACACGGGACGAAGTTGCCGCCTTCCGCGAAGTTTTTCACATTCCCAAGACCGAAGAACAGAACGCGGCGCGGGTCTTCAACCTCGCCCGCACGGACGTGGCCGGTTACGATCAATACGCCCAGCGTATCAAGGCAATGTATGGTGATGACACGGCCCCGCTGTGTGACCTGATGGAAGGGTTGTTCCACATTGCCTTGGCCGATGGCGTCTATCATCCGGGCGAGGATGCGTTCTTGCAGGACGTGGCCACGATCTTTGGCTTTGACGAACGACGGTTCAGCCGCATCCGTGCGCAGTTTGTCACTGATGCGGATCGCGACCCATACGATGTTCTGGGGGTCGATCCGGATATGCCGCTGGCCCAGATCCGCGAGGCATGGCGCGCGCAGGTGCGTGATACACATCCCGATCGGCTGATCGCGCGCGGGGTGCCCGAAGAGGCGGTCAAGGTCGCCGAGAAACGGCTTGTCGCAATCAACCGTGCGTGGGAACAGATATCAGAGGCGCGGGCCGCGTGA
- a CDS encoding GNAT family N-acetyltransferase, which translates to MIRPATADDAPAVRTIWNTLIRETTVTFNSIGKTEAEVAAFLENGPVFVADIGGVCGYASFGPFRAGVGYQRIAEHSIVLTDDARGKGLGRGLMNAIAEQAESQGINSLIAGVSGENTAGQAFHAHLGFNQVGYIPEAGYKFGRYIDLVLMQKRL; encoded by the coding sequence GTGATCCGTCCCGCGACAGCCGATGACGCACCTGCCGTCCGCACGATCTGGAACACGTTGATCCGGGAAACGACCGTCACTTTCAACAGCATCGGAAAGACCGAAGCAGAGGTCGCCGCGTTTCTGGAAAATGGGCCGGTGTTTGTGGCCGATATCGGCGGCGTGTGCGGTTACGCCAGCTTCGGGCCTTTTCGGGCCGGTGTGGGCTATCAACGGATTGCAGAGCATTCCATCGTGTTGACGGATGATGCCCGGGGCAAGGGCTTGGGACGCGGCCTGATGAACGCTATCGCAGAGCAGGCGGAATCGCAGGGGATCAACAGTCTGATCGCTGGCGTCAGCGGTGAGAATACAGCGGGGCAGGCGTTTCATGCGCACCTTGGCTTCAATCAGGTCGGCTATATCCCAGAGGCGGGCTATAAGTTCGGCCGCTACATCGACCTTGTGTTGATGCAAAAACGGCTCTGA
- a CDS encoding VOC family protein, with amino-acid sequence MLTFDHIAVATTDLAEGTAVIAEKLGVALQPGGKHAHFGTHNTLLNLGDIYLEVIAKDPDAPATGRLTWFGLDDFTGAPRPANWICRTPDFTGIPPEVGKPVALQRDNLNWELTVPDDGTLPFQGAYPSLLRWADGTVMPSASLPDRGCRLVSWTVVHPDAAAIGPTVPLSDDRVQFETGPTPAFRAVIQTPTGKVTLT; translated from the coding sequence ATGCTGACATTCGATCATATCGCCGTCGCAACCACCGATCTGGCCGAAGGCACTGCCGTGATTGCCGAAAAACTTGGCGTTGCGCTGCAACCCGGCGGCAAGCACGCGCATTTTGGCACCCACAACACGCTGTTGAATCTTGGTGATATCTACCTCGAAGTCATCGCCAAAGATCCGGACGCGCCCGCCACCGGACGCCTGACGTGGTTCGGACTTGATGATTTCACTGGCGCGCCACGGCCCGCGAACTGGATCTGCCGCACACCCGACTTTACTGGCATTCCGCCAGAGGTGGGCAAGCCGGTTGCCTTGCAGCGTGACAATCTGAATTGGGAACTGACCGTGCCTGACGACGGCACGCTGCCGTTCCAAGGGGCCTACCCAAGCCTGCTGCGGTGGGCAGACGGAACCGTCATGCCGTCTGCATCGCTGCCGGACCGGGGGTGTCGCCTTGTGTCATGGACCGTGGTCCATCCTGATGCGGCGGCCATCGGTCCGACCGTGCCGCTTTCGGATGATCGCGTGCAATTTGAAACAGGGCCAACACCCGCGTTTCGCGCCGTGATCCAGACCCCGACCGGAAAGGTGACGTTGACGTGA
- a CDS encoding MAPEG family protein has product MTKRAVILLGMAAGLIWACAVVYYGLQWTQIGRTDTSPLAASATGLLFPGLVLVALIARLAQRRFFDDAMIDGQTLQGGALIDQRVLSNTIEQTVLAICIWPCATLLSGAVGLPIILGLSFLLARLLFWIGYHLSAPLRSLGFAATFYPTILTALYVLWQFVP; this is encoded by the coding sequence ATGACAAAACGGGCGGTCATCCTGCTTGGTATGGCCGCGGGACTGATCTGGGCCTGCGCAGTGGTCTACTACGGGCTGCAATGGACCCAGATCGGGCGCACCGACACATCGCCACTTGCAGCAAGCGCAACCGGGCTCCTGTTTCCAGGCCTCGTCCTTGTGGCGCTTATTGCCCGTCTGGCGCAGCGGCGTTTCTTTGATGATGCGATGATCGACGGCCAGACATTGCAAGGCGGCGCATTGATCGACCAGCGCGTGCTGTCAAACACCATCGAACAGACGGTTCTTGCCATCTGCATCTGGCCTTGTGCCACGCTATTGTCCGGGGCTGTGGGGCTTCCTATAATTCTGGGCCTGTCATTCTTGCTTGCCAGGCTCTTGTTCTGGATCGGATATCACCTGTCTGCACCGTTGCGCAGTCTCGGTTTCGCAGCCACATTCTATCCGACCATCCTGACGGCGCTTTACGTGCTCTGGCAGTTTGTTCCCTAA
- the scpA gene encoding methylmalonyl-CoA mutase — MTDTQKWADLAAKELRGKTVEDLTWHTLEGIAVKPLYTADDTAELPHMNGIPGDAPYTRGVKATMYAGRPWTIRQYAGFSTAEESNAFYRKALAAGQQGVSVAFDLATHRGYDSDHPRVEGDVGKAGVAIDSVEDMKILFDGIPLDKVSVSMTMNGAVIPILANFIVTGEEQGHDRSVLAGTIQNDILKEFMVRNTYVYPPEPSMRIIADIIGYTADYMPKFNSISISGYHMQEAGANLVQELAFTIADGREYVRTAIAAGMDVDKFAPRLSFFFAIGMNFFMEAAKLRAARLLWARVMEEFKPQNPKSAMLRTHCQTSGVSLQEQDPYNNVVRTAYEAMAAALGGTQSLHTNALDEAIALPTDFAARIARNTQLILQEETGITNVVDPLAGSYYVESLTHELAEKAWALIEEVEEMGGMTKAVASGMPKLRIEESAAMRQAMIDRGTEVIVGVNKYRLDKEDPIDILDIDNAKVRDSQIARIEKTKAGRDEEACDAALTEISRRAAEGGNLLDAAVTAARARATVGEISMAMEKVFGRHRAEVKTLAGVYGAAYEGDEGFAAIQASVEQFAEDEGRRPRMLVVKMGQDGHDRGAKVIATAFADIGFDVDVGPLFQTPEEAAQDAIDNDVHVIGISSQAAGHKTLAPKLVKALEDAGAGDILVICGGVIPQQDYQFLYDAGVKAIFGPGTNIPHAAEDILKLIRQARG, encoded by the coding sequence ATGACGGACACGCAGAAATGGGCTGACCTCGCCGCAAAGGAACTGCGCGGCAAGACGGTCGAAGACCTGACATGGCACACGCTCGAAGGGATCGCGGTCAAACCGCTTTATACAGCGGACGACACCGCAGAGCTTCCGCATATGAACGGAATTCCGGGCGATGCGCCTTATACACGTGGGGTCAAGGCAACGATGTATGCCGGGCGACCATGGACGATCCGGCAATATGCCGGATTCTCCACGGCAGAGGAATCAAACGCTTTCTATCGCAAGGCGCTCGCCGCCGGGCAGCAGGGCGTATCGGTTGCCTTCGACCTGGCCACCCACCGCGGCTATGACAGCGATCATCCCCGCGTCGAAGGGGATGTGGGCAAGGCAGGCGTCGCCATTGATTCAGTCGAGGACATGAAAATTCTGTTCGATGGCATCCCATTGGACAAAGTATCGGTCTCGATGACGATGAACGGGGCGGTGATCCCGATCCTCGCGAATTTCATCGTCACCGGTGAAGAGCAGGGACACGACAGGTCTGTGCTGGCAGGGACGATCCAGAACGACATCCTCAAGGAATTCATGGTCCGCAATACGTATGTGTATCCGCCTGAACCCTCGATGCGGATCATCGCGGATATCATTGGATATACAGCGGACTACATGCCAAAGTTCAACTCGATTTCGATCTCTGGCTACCACATGCAAGAGGCGGGTGCGAACCTTGTGCAGGAACTGGCATTCACGATCGCGGACGGGCGCGAATACGTGCGCACCGCTATCGCTGCAGGGATGGATGTCGACAAATTCGCGCCGCGTCTGTCTTTCTTTTTTGCCATCGGTATGAACTTCTTCATGGAGGCCGCAAAACTGCGCGCCGCCCGTCTGCTTTGGGCGCGGGTGATGGAGGAATTCAAGCCGCAGAACCCCAAATCCGCGATGCTGCGCACGCACTGCCAGACCAGCGGCGTGTCCTTGCAGGAACAGGACCCTTACAACAACGTGGTGCGTACCGCTTACGAGGCGATGGCCGCAGCCCTTGGCGGCACGCAGTCCCTTCACACGAACGCCCTCGACGAAGCCATTGCTTTGCCAACAGATTTCGCCGCCCGCATCGCGCGCAACACACAACTTATCCTGCAGGAAGAAACCGGCATTACCAATGTCGTCGATCCGCTCGCCGGCAGCTATTACGTCGAAAGCCTGACCCACGAACTGGCCGAGAAAGCATGGGCGCTGATCGAAGAGGTCGAGGAAATGGGCGGCATGACCAAGGCCGTCGCGTCAGGAATGCCTAAACTGCGGATCGAGGAATCTGCTGCGATGCGGCAGGCGATGATTGACCGTGGTACCGAAGTGATCGTGGGTGTGAATAAATATCGGCTCGACAAGGAAGACCCCATCGACATCCTTGATATTGACAATGCCAAGGTGCGCGACAGCCAAATCGCGCGGATCGAGAAAACCAAGGCCGGACGGGACGAAGAAGCCTGCGACGCCGCACTGACAGAAATTAGCCGCCGGGCCGCTGAAGGGGGCAACCTGCTGGATGCCGCCGTCACTGCCGCCCGCGCCCGTGCCACAGTCGGAGAAATCAGCATGGCCATGGAAAAGGTGTTCGGACGCCATCGCGCCGAAGTCAAAACGCTCGCCGGTGTCTACGGGGCCGCATACGAAGGGGACGAAGGTTTCGCTGCGATACAGGCCTCTGTCGAACAATTTGCCGAAGACGAAGGCCGTCGCCCGCGCATGTTGGTCGTCAAGATGGGACAGGACGGACATGACCGCGGGGCCAAGGTGATCGCGACCGCCTTTGCCGACATCGGTTTTGATGTCGACGTCGGCCCGCTGTTTCAAACCCCAGAAGAAGCCGCACAAGACGCCATCGACAATGACGTCCATGTCATCGGCATCAGCTCTCAGGCGGCGGGCCACAAGACACTGGCCCCCAAGCTGGTCAAGGCGCTCGAAGATGCGGGCGCGGGTGACATCCTTGTCATCTGCGGCGGCGTTATCCCGCAGCAGGATTACCAATTCCTCTATGACGCGGGGGTCAAGGCCATTTTTGGCCCCGGGACGAACATCCCGCACGCAGCAGAGGATATCCTGAAATTGATCCGGCAAGCACGAGGATGA